CGCGGTGCGGGCGCCGGGTCGGGTTCGACGGTCACGACCACCCCGACGAAGCCGAGCGCGCCGGCCGTGCCACCCGCTCCGCCGATTACGGCCGGCGGAGTGCCCTGCGTCAACTAGAGTCGGGCACTCAGCGTGGCGGCCGGGGGCGGCCTCTAGGCTGGGCGATGGGGAGGTACGTGGGGTGGACGAGAACGAGGACAAGCCGGACCGGGCCGAGGGCGCGGAGCCGGCAGTGCCGTCGTCGGACGAGGCTGTCGAGGCGGCCGCGGATGATGAGACGCCGGATTCGGACACGGATAGTGACGAATCCGCGGAGTCCTCCGAGTGGAAGCCGTCGCCTTACCCCCGGTTGGACCTGCCGCAGCCGACGGTGCGGACCCCGCGTGTCCGTCCGGGCCGCGCCGGCCGGATCACCCGGCGGATCGCGCTCGGGCTCGTCTCGGTGCTGGCGCTGGGCGCCACTGGCTACGCGTACGTGACGAAAGACCAGCTGCAGAGCAACGTCCCCACCACCGACGTCCTCACCCCCCGCGTGGGTGAACCGCCGGCCCCGCCCGCCGACGACGGCGCCACCGACATCCTGCTCGTCGGCAGCGACGCGCGCACCGACGCGCAGGGCAACCCGCTGCCGCCGAGCATGCTGAAGAACCTGCGTACCGAGGAGAAGGCGGGCATCAACACCGACACGATCATCCTGCTGCGCTTCCCGAAGGACGGCAGCAAGCCGTCGGGCGTCTCGATCCCGCGCGACAGCTGGGTCGACATCCCGGGCCGCGGCCAGGCGAAGATCAACTCGGCGTACGGGGTGGCGAAGGCCAAGTTCGCCGACGCCGAGCGGGCCGAAGGCGAGCGCGACCAGGCGAAGATCGAGCGCGACTCCGACGGGGAGGGCCGGCGCGTACTGGTCCAGACCGTGCAGGATCTCACGCAGATCCGCGTGGACCACTACGCCGAGGTCAACCTGCTTGGCTTCTACCTGCTCACCGAGGCCCTCGGCGGTGTGAAGGTCTGCCTGAACCACTCGACGTCGGACAAGGACTCGGGCGCGGACTTCCGCCGCGGCGTGCAGACGGTGTCGGGCGGCCAGGCGCTGTCGTTCGTGCGCCAGCGCAAGAACCTGCCCCACGGCGACCTCGACCGGATCGTGCGGCAGCAGGCGTTCCTGTCCTCGGCGCTGCACCAGGTGCTGTCGGCGGGCACACTGACCAGCCCGTCGACGATGAGCAGCCTCATGGACGCCGTGCACCGCTCGATCACGCTCGACGACGGCCTCGACGTGCTCGACTTCGCGCAGCAGGTGAAGGGCGTGGCGTCGGGCGACCTGAACTTCACGACCGTGCCGGTGATCACGGCCAACGGCCGCAGCGCCGACGGGCAGAGCATCGTCGAGATCGACCCGGCGGCGGTGCGCAAGTTCGTGGCCGGCCTGGTCGGGCGCGCGCCGATGGGCGGCGGCGGGGCCGCGGCGGGCGCGCCCGCGCCGCAGCTGCAGTCGGGCCTCCCCGGCGTGCCCTGCGTCGACTGAGGTCCCGGCTAGCCTGGACGGCATGAGTCTCACCGAACAGCTGCTGCGCCCCCTGCTGGCATCGCCCGCGAAACCGCTGATCACGCACTACGACGACCAGCTCGGCAGCCGAGTCGAGCTGTCGGTGGCGACCACGCTGAACTGGGCCGCGAAGACGGCCAACTGGCTCGTCGACGAGTTCGACGTCGAGCCGGGCGACGAGGTCGCCGTGCAGCTACCCGCCCACTGGCAGACAGCCGGCATCCTGCTCGGCGCCTGGTGGTGCGGCGCCCGCGTCGTCCCCGCCTCCGCCGGCGCGCGCGTGGTGTTCATCGGCCCGGACGCTTCCGTCGACGCCCCGGCCGTCGCCGTGGTCTCCCTCGACCCGATGGGCCGCGGCCTGTCCACTCCCCCGCCGGGCGGCGCCCTCGACTACCTCACCGAGGCGCGGATGTCGGGCGACCAGTTCACGCCACTGTCCCCCATCCCTGGCGACACTCCGGCACTCGAATCGTCCACTGTGGACGAAATTCTCACGGAAGCCCGTGCGCGCGCCGAAAAGCTCGGCCTGAGCGCCGCCGACCGCGCCCTGTCGACCCTGGACTGGACCATCCCCGACGGCGTCCTGGACGGCTTCCTCGTGCCCCTGGCCGCGAGCGCCCACCTCGTCCAGATCACCCACGCGGACCCGGCGAAGCTCGACCGCAAACGCGAGGCCGAACGCACCACCACCGACCTCGGCTGACGTCCGTGCCGGGCACCTTCGGAAGATCCCCGCAGGTGCCCGGCACGGAAACGCTGGGCTCAGACGGTTTCCAGCTCGCCCACCTGCGCCGCGCGGGCGGCGCGCTTGCGCCAGAACAGGACGTGGTCCAGTGACAGCCGCCCGCCGTTGAAGCCGAGGGCGAGGGCGGCCAGGCCGAGCACCAGGACGAGCTCGTAGCCGCCCGTGCCGGTGAGACCGTTGAGGGCGTGGACGGAGAGCAGCGCGCCCGCCATGTCGACGACGTAGCCGACCGCGATCAGCGGCAGCAGGAAGCCGGCGACGAACGCGATCGAGCCGAGCACCTCCAGGATGATCACGAAGACCGCCGCGATCGTGGGCAGCGGCACGCCCACCTGGCCGAAGAAGTCCGCGGTGGCGCCGACCCCGCTGCCCCACTTGTGCAGGCCGTGGGCGAAGAACACCACGGCCACGCCGATGCGGCCGAGCAGCAGTGCGACGTCCTTGACTCGAGCGAACATTGAATACTCCCGATCGGTGATCTTCCCACTGTCCCGGCCCACAGTAGGTCGGGCCGCACCACCGAACCCCGCTTCGGCGAGTGATCGACAGGAAACCGACAGGCACCGAAAAATACTCGCTGTACGCGCCCGTCACCGAGCGGTATCCTGCCGACCGCCCTGTTCGAGACGGTGAGGAGACCCCGATGCGCCGACAGTCCGACCGACCCCAGTTCGGCCTGTCCATCGCATCGATGAGGACCTCACCCGCCCATGACCCCGCAACTCAAGACACTCACGCTTGGCATCCTCGCGCACGTCGACGCCGGTAAAACCAGCCTGACCGAGCGCCTGCTCTTCGAGACCGGCGTGATCGGCCACCTCGGCAGCGTCGACTCCGGCGACACCCAGACCGACTCCCTGGAGCTCGAACGCCGCCGCGGCATCACGATCAAGTCGGCGGTGGTCGCCATGACCACGGGCGAACACCGGCTCACGCTCGTGGACACCCCCGGCCACTCCGACTTCATCGCGGAGGTCGAACGCGCCCTCGGTGTGCTCGACGGCGCCGTGCTCGTGGTGTCCGCAGTGGAGGGTGTGCAGGCGCAGACCCGCGTGCTCATGCGGACCCTCACGCACCTCGGCATCCCCGTGCTCGTGTTCGTGAACAAGATCGACCGGATGGGCGCGCAGGAAACGGCCTTGCTCGACGCGCTGCGCACCAGGCTTTCCCCGCGTTGCATCGCGCTCGACACGGTGACCGGGCTCGGGACGCCGCAGGCGAAACCCGTGCCGCTGCCACCCGGCGAACAACTGGCCGAAGCTGTGGCGGACGACGACGAGTTCCTCGCGTCCTATGTGGAGGGACGCGAACCGGACTACCACGCGGCCCTGGCCCGCCAGGTCGCGCGCGGAGCCGTGCACCCGGTGGTTTTCGGCTCGGCGATCACGGGTTCGGGCGTGGCCGCGCTCGTCTCGCGCGTCCGGGAGCTGTTCCCGGCCAGGCAACGCACCGAGACCGGGGAGCTGGCCGCCACCGTGTTCAAGATCGAACGCGGCCGCGCCGGGGAGAAGATCGCGTACGTCCGCGTGCGGTCGGGCTCACTCAGCCCGCGCAAGCCGTTTCCCTTCCACCGCCGCGAAACCGACGGTACGGTCACCGAGCTGACCGGCCGAGCGTCCGCCGTGCGCGTCTACGAACACGGCGCCACCCCGGTCGACGGCCCGGCGTGCGCCGGCGACGTCGCCCGCGTGTGGGGCCTCAAGGACGTGCGGATCGGCGACCACCTGGGCATTCCGGACGGCACGGCCGCACCTGGGTTCTTCGCCCCGCCCAGCCTGGAGACGGTGGTGCGGCCCGTCGACCCGGACGACGCCGTGGCCCTGTACTCGGCACTGGAACGACTGTCCGAACAGGACCCGTTCATCAGCGTCCGCCGCCACGAGCACGAGGTCTCCGTGCGGCTCTACGGCGAGGTCCAGAAGGAGGTGATCCGTTCGACGCTGGCTGAGGACTTCGGGCTGGCCGCGAAGTTCGAGGAGTCGCGCATCCTGCTCGTCGAGCGCCCGTGCGGTACCGGCCGCGCGATCCGCCACCGCACGCCCGAGGAACGTGTGTACTTCTGGGCCGTGGTCGGCCTGCGGGTCGAGCCCGGCCCGCCCGCGTCCGGCGTTGTGTACCGGCTGGAAGTGGAGCTGGGCGCGCTGCCGCTGGCGTTCCACAAAGCAATCGAGGACACGGTGCACGAGCAGCTGCGCCAGCGTCCGGTCATCGACTGCGTGGTGACCCTGACCGAAGCCGCGTTCTTCCCGCCGCTCACCACGGCCGGCGACTTCCGCGGCATGACCTCCCTCGCGCTCACCGAAGCCCTGCGGCGAGCCGGCACCCGCGTGCACGAACCCGTGCACAGCTTCGAAGTCGAGGCCCCGGCCGGCGCGGTGAGCGGCGTGCTCCGCAAGCTCGTGGAGCTGCGCGCGGTGCCCGGCGAGCCGACGGTCACCGCCGCCGGCTGCACCGTCACCGGCACGATCCCGGCCGCGTCCGTGCAGGAGTTCGGGCAGGCGTTGCCCGCGCTTTCGCAGGGTGAGGGGGTGTTCTTCAGTGAGTTCGCCGAATACCGGCCCCGCTGAGCGTCACCGCTTGTGCGCCCACGCGGCCCCGAAGCAGTACGCACCGAAGGCCGCGAGTCCCAATGCGACGATCGTGAGCAGCACCGTGCCGAACGGCTGCCCGGCCAACGTCCGCAGCGCCGCGTCGAGACCACCGGCCTCACGCGCGTCGGAACGCAGGCCGGCGTACCCGAGGAGCGCGGCCACCAGGGCGAACACCACGCCTTTCGCCAGGTAACCGCCCGTGCCGAGGCGGGCCACCCAGCGCCGGGTGGCCCGCGGCAGCTGGATGGTGTCGAGGTCTTCGAGGAACGAGCGCCGCACGCCCTTCACTCCGGACGCGACGGCCACCGCGACCACGCAGCACGCCGCGACCACGACGAGCGCGGGCCCGGCGGGCAGCGCGAGGAGCTTCGCCGTGGCCTCCTGCTGGTTCTGGTTGCCCGCAGACGAACCGGCGCCGGCGGCGATCCGGATCGCGCTGTATCCCAGCGCGAACACCACGATCGCGCGCCCACCCGAACCGAGGCGCTTGCGCACCCGTTTGCCGCCGGACACCCACTCGTACCCGGTCGCGGCCATGAGCACCTGCCACAACCCGAACGCGATCAGCCCGATCGAGAGCACCCACAGCACTGCCGTGCCGAACGCGTTCGAGCCGATCTCCTGCAGCGCGCCGGTCTGGTCCGCGGGTTCACCACTGCCACCGCCGAAGGCGATGCGCAGCGCGAGATACGCGACGATCAAGTGCACCAAGCCGTAACAAGCCATTCCGGCGCGGCCGAGCGTTTGCGTGGCCTTGCTGCGGCGCGGGTTTTCGACGTGGGATCTCGCCGCGGGCGCGGCGGACTGGGGAGCGGTCATCGGGCACCTCCGTTGCCGGAGGCTTACCCGCCCGCGCCGATGGTTATCCGCCTGGACGGGCACGGGCCCGGCGATTGGGCCGTTCGGCGCAACCGCGGGACTGTCGCGTGTGGACTCAGGCCGGGCCGCGGCGCGCGGAATCAAGCGCGGCCCAGCCACCGTGGGTGGCCAGGAGCGTCAGCACTTGTTCGGCGTGCGCGGCGAAGCGCTGCAAGTCTTCGTGGAGCTTGGGCGCGCGGTCGGAGTCCAGTGGCGCGAAGTCGTCCCACCACAGGCCGATCACGGCGCTCGCGCACAACGCCAGAGCCTGGATGACGTGCACGAACTCCTCCGACGGGTCGGCGGAGGTCTCGCGGTACACGGTCTCGATGTCGTCGCACGCGTCGAGCAGTTCGCGCAGCTGTTTGACCGCGTCGGCGGGTGTGCCATCCCACTCGGCCGTGGGCCAGGCGCGGTCGCTCAGCTCGAGCCACAAGCGCCAGCCGGCGACCAGCTCGGCGTCGTCGCTCGGCTTCCAGGTGTCAGGGACCGGCCAGAACATGTCGACGACTGTGACACTCTGCCGCGGGCCTGCACAACCGGAATGGCACAACGGGACGAAAAGAGTTCGCGTTTGTACCTACTTCTGGAATCCTCGTTACGTGCTGATCCGCGACGCGATGGGCGACGACTGGCCCGCCATCTGGCCGTTCCTGCACGACATCGTCGCCGCCGGCGAGACCTACGCTCTGCCTCGTGACCTGGGCGAACAGGCCGCGCGCGACCACTGGCTGCCGGCCCCACCCTGGCATACGACAGTAATTGTTAACAATTTTGGTGACATTCTCGGCTCGGCGAAGATGGGTCCGAACCGCGAAGGGCCGGGCTCGCACATCGCGACCGCGAGCTTCATGGTGGCGCCCGCTTCCGCCGGGCAAGGCGCCGGCCGCGCGCTCGGCACGGACATGCTGGAGTGGGCGCGCGCCGAGGGCTACCGCGGGGTGCAGTTCAACGCCGTGGTCGAGACCAACACCCGCGCGGTCGCCCTGTGGAAGTCACTCGGCTTCACCGTGATCGGCACGGTGCCCGAAGCCTTCCACCACCCGGCGCGGGGGTACGTCGGGCTGCACGTGATGTACCAGTCGCTCAGCTGATCACCGGGGGCACGAACACGCACTTCGGGGTCTGTGCGTGCGCCGGGTCGAGCGCGTTGAGCACCTCGCGCTCGGCGATCGGGTCGTACGGGATCCCCAGGTGATCGGTGAAGTCCGCCGGGCAGACGTCCTGCAGCACGATGTTCTTCACGTTCGGCGCCGCCTCGAGGAACGCGTTGGTGTAGGGCGTGACCACGTCGTCGTACTTGGTCTGGATCACGGTGTAGTCGATGTCGGGCACGGTGTCGCCGCCGGCGTTGAGGTCGGTCAGGAAGGCCGAGCCGGCGGACTGCTCGTTGCACGACGCGCACGCGAGGCCCACGAGGTCACGCACCGGCGGGATGGCCTGCAGCGTGGTGAGCAGCCCGAACAGGCTCGTGCCGTAGTTCGACGGCGAGAGGCCGATGAGCTTGCCGATCTTCGAGGCGCCGCCGAGGTACTTGATCCAGTAGCGCGGGTTCATCCCGCCCTGCGAGTGCCCGACGATGTCCAGCTTCGCCGCGCCCGTGGCCGCGAGGACCTTGTCACCGAACGCCGCGAGCTGTGCGGCCGTGCCCGCGACCGGGCCGACGGTCTGCAGGAAACTGCCCGGCGAGCCGCCGAAGTTGCCCGCGAACACGCAGTAGCCGTGGTCGGCGAGCACCTTCGAGAGGTTGGCCCAGTTCTCGTAGGCGTTGGCCGTGGTGCCGTTCGACAGCAGCACCGGGTTGGGGTGTTCGGCCGACGGTTCGCAGTTCCAGTCGTTGGCGCCGGGTGGCGCGATGGTCGGCTGCACCACGGAGTACAGCGCGGCCGAGATGATGTTCGGCTGGACCGGACCGGTCGGCTCCTTCACCGCCGCGTCCGCGGTGCCGGTACTCAGGGCCACTGCTCCCAGTGCCGCCACGAGAACCATTGCCCGACGCCCGAACGCGCGCACACCCATCCGCTCCGCCTCTCCGTGAACCGATGGTGACCCCAGTCACCTGATCAGTTAACGGGTTGAGAGAGGAACGGAAACTCCTCCAAGTGGGTTACTTACCCGCAGCGTGGGCTTCGAGGAACTTCTTCAGGTGCGGCTGCACGTCCGACGCGTGGGTGAGGCTGAGGAAATGCGCACCGCTCACGACCGTGACCAGCGGTTCGGCGTTGGGCAGCGCGGCCACGAGCGACTCGGCGCGGGCCATCGGGTACTCGTTGTCTCCACTGCCGTGCAGCACGAGCGCCGGCACCTGGATCTCGCCCGCACGTTCGAGCACGCTGTCGCGGCTGACGAGCGTCTCCATGATCCGCTGGAACTTCTCCCCCGGGAGCTTGAGCCACTTCGTCTTCCACGCCGACGCTTCGTAGTCGCCCAGGCAGAAGGTGGCGATGCCGTCGACCAGCGGCTCCGGCCCGGCTTCCAGCCAGGCGGCGATCAGGTGCCGGTAGACGGTGGCGGTGCCTTCGGCTTCCCGTTCGGCGGACGTGCCGAGCACGGCCAGCGCGGTCACGCGCTCGGGGGCGAGCAACGCCATGCGCAGGGCGATGAACCCGCCTTGGCTGGTGCCGATCACGGCGGCGCGCTCGATGCCGAGGTGGTCCAGCACGCCGAACGCGTCGCGGGCGACGTCCCAGTAGTCGAAGTCGTCGTCGGCCGGGGTGCCGCCGTGGCCGCGTTCGTCGATCGCGATGAGCCGGTAGTCCGCGCCGAAGGACTCGACCTGTGGCTCCCACATGTCGATGTCCATCATGAAGCTGTGCAGCAGCAGGACAGCGGGGCCGTCGCCGCCGTAGTCGACGAAGTGGACCTGCTGCCCACCGTTGACGGTCACCGTAGCCATCCGACACCTCCGCGTTGGGGATCAGCATGGCACATGTCTCACATGTGCCCGGATCGGGCAAGAGGCGGGGAAATCCTCACCCGAATGCCCGGTCTCTGCCGCGGTTTTCGCCGGTTCGGCGCGGGTCAGTGCGCGGCGAGGAAACCCTTGAGGTGCGGGTTGACGTCGGCGGCGTGGGTGAGGCTGAGGAAGTGCGCGCCGTCCGCGATCGTGACCAGCGGTTTCGCGTTCGGGAGACCGGCGACGAGTTCTTCGGCCTTCTCGACGGGGTAGGCGCGGTCGGCCGTGCCGTGCAGCACGAGCACCGGGGTCTGGATCTCGCCGAGGCGGTCGACGAGGCTGTCGCGGCCGGCGAGGACGCCGATGAGCAGGCGGGCGTGCTCACCCTGGTAGTGCTCACGCCACTTCGCCTTCCACGCCGTGGCGTCGAAGGTGTCGCCGAAGCAGATGGCGGCGACGCCGTCGATCACGCCGTCGGGGCCGTCCTGCGCCCACACGTCGCCGAGCTGCCGGTAGACGGCCGCGACCTCGTCGGGCTCGGCGGCGGCCGACGTGCCGAGCACGGCCAGCGCGGTCACGCGCTCGGGGGCAAGCAACGCCATGCGCAGGCCGACGAACCCGCCCTGGCTGGTGCCGATCACGGCGGCGCGGTCGAAGCCGAGGTGGTCGAGCACCGCGAGCGCGTCGCGGGCGACGTCCCAGTAGTCGAAGGGCCCGTCCGCCGGGGTCTCGCCGTGGCCGCGCTCGTCGATCGCGATCAGGCGGTGGTCGCCGCGGAAGGCCTCGACCTGCGGGAGCCACATGTCGACGTCCATCAGGAAGCTGTGCAGCAGGACGACGGCCGGGCCGTCGCCACCGTGGTCGACGTAGTGGACTTGTTGCCCACCGTTCACGGTCACCGTGGCCACACCGCACCTCCGCATTGAGACAGACAGACGTTTTGTCTCACGTTCAGGGTGTTTTGGCAAGCGGACTCGGCCATACTGCGCGGATGGCCGGCCCACCCTCCACCGACGACGTCGTCCGCGCGGCGACCGATGCGTACCTGCGCGGCCGGACGATCGACATGTCGGCACTCGCGACCGAGCTCGGCTTGAGCCGCGCGACGCTGTACCGCCGAGTCGGCAACCACGAACAGCTGCTCGGGCGCGTGCTCGCCGACAGCACCGAACGGACCTACCTCGCGATCGAGGCCGCCGTGACCGGTCCCCCGGGCCTCGCCCGGACGCTGGCGGTGGTCGAGCGGTTCATGCGCACCGTCGTCACGCTCGCGCCGCTGAAGGACCTCGCCCGGCGTGACCCCGCGCTGTTCGCGAAGGTGATCATGTCGCCCGGCGAGGTCGAGTCCCGGGCGGCGCGGCTGTTCACCGAACTGCTCGACCGCAACGGCCTGCACTTCGACGCCCCGACGGCGGCCGTCGCGCAGGCCGTGATCCGCATCGGCGACTCGTTCATGTACTCCCAGCTCCTCGGCGGCGAACCACGGCTCGACGACGCCGTGCAGGTCATCGGGCTGCTCCTCGCCACCGCGAAGTGACCCAACGCGGCTCGGTGGTTCAACGCCGGCGCAGGCACTTCGCGAAGTGACTCGCCACGCCCCGGTGGTTCACCGCCGCCGCAGGCGCTTGTCGAGGATCGCCGGCGTGGGGTTGATGTAGAAGTCGCCCGAGTGCACGTCGACCCCCGGCGGCCCGATCTCGTCGATGCGGTCGAGCACGTCTCCGCTCAGCTCCAGGTCGGCGCCGGCCAGCAGGTCGGTGAGGTGCTCGGGCCGGCGCGGGCCGATCAGCACGGACGTGACCGCCGGGTGCGCGCGCACGAACGCGATCGCCAGGTGCGGCACGGAGATCCCCGTGTCGGCGGCGAGCTCGGTCAGCTCCGCGACGGCGTCGGCCTTCGCCTGCACGCCCGGCCGCGAGAGGTCGAACATCTGCGCGCCGCGGCCGGCGTTGCGATGCCCGGCGGTCGGGTCGGCGCGGCCGGAGAGCCAGCCGGAGTTGAGCGGACCGAAGGTGAGCACACCCATGCCGTAGCGCTGCGCGGTCGGCAGCACGCGCTGCTCGATGCCACGCGTGAGGATCGAGTACGGCGGCTGCTCGGTGCGGAACCGGTGGTGGCCGCGGCGTTCGGCCGTCCACTGCGCTTCCACGGTCTCCTCCGGCGAGAAGAACGAGCTGCCGATCGCCCGCACCTTGCCCTCGCGCACGAGGTCCGACAGCGCGCCGAGCGTCTCGTCGATGTCAGTGTCCGGGTCGGGGCGGTGCATTTGGTACAGGTCCAGGTAGTCGGTGCCGAGGCGGCGCAGGCTGTTCTCCAGCGCCCGTTTGACCCAGCGCGGTGAGCCGCCGCGCTGGTTCGGGTCCTCGCCCATGGGGAGGCCGAACTTGGTCGCCAGCACCACACTGTCGCGCCGCCCCGCGAGCGCCTTGCCGACGATCTCCTCCGACTCCCCGGTCGAGTAGACGTCGGCCGTGTCCAGGAAGTTGATGCCGGCGTCGATCGCCGCGTGGATCATGCGGACCGACTCGCCGTGGTCGGTGTTGCCCATGGCGCCGAACATCATCGTGCCGAGCGCGTATTCGCTCACGGAGATGCCGGTGCCGCCGAGAATGCGTCGTTTCATGGTTCCCACGCAACCACCGTTCGCCCCCGAGCGGAGAGGACTCCCTCCACCGGGGGTCCAGCAGACCCCCTCTCGGGGCGGCGATCGGCCCTACGCTGGACTGCATGAGCGAGCAACTCCGGGACTTCCTGCGCTCGCGGCGAGCGAAGATCACCCCGGCCGACGCGGGCCTCACCCCGCACCCCGGCCCCCGGCGCGTGCCCGGCCTCCGCCGCGAGGAGGTCGCGCAGCTCGCGGGCGTGAGCGTGGACTATTACGTCCGCCTCGAACGCGGCCGCAACCTCAACGTCTCCGAGTCCGTCCTCGACGCCATCTCCCGAGCCCTGCAGCTCAACGACCTCGAGCGCACCCACCTCTTCACCCTCGCCAAGCCCACGCGCTCACGGCCGCGGCCCCTGCCGCCCCAACGCGTGCGCCCGGGCCTGCAGCTCGTGCTCGACAGCCTCCACCACGTGCCGGCCATCGTCCTCGGCCGCCGCATGGACGTGCTCGCCGCCAACCGCCTCGCCTGCGCCCTCTACGCCGACTTCGACGCCCTCCCTCCTCGCTCCCGCAACATGGCCCGGCTCATCTTCCTCGACGACACCGTCCGCGGCCTCTACACCGACTGGGAAGGCGCCGCCCGCGGCGTCGTCGCCACCCTCCACCTGTACGCGGGCCGCTACCCCCACGACCCCGCCCTCGCGGAGCTCATCGGCGAACTCTCCCTGCGCGACCAGGACTTCCGCCGCTGGTGGGCCGACCACGACGTCTTCGAACGCACCCACGGCGTCAAGCAGTATCACCACCCGCTCGTCGGCGAGCTGACCCTCGGCTACGAAGCCATGACCCCCGTCGACGACCCCGAGCAGACCCTCGGCATCACGACCGTCGAGCCGGGCTCCCCTTCCGAGGAACGCCTGCACCTCCTGGCAAGCTGGACGTCACCGGCCACAGTGGATGGTTAGCCCTCCCTCGCGAACTCGGCCTCGAACCCCTCCTCTCCCAGCGTGGCGACCAGACGCGCTCGCAACGCCTCCCGCACCTCGGCGTCATCGGGATCGAGCACCTGACCCCGCTCCCGCAACGCCCTGTCCGCCTCCGCCAGCAACCGGACGGCCCCCGCGGTGTCTCCGTCCCTCTCCGCCAGCACAGCGCTCGCGAGCACGCCGTACGGCACGAGGTCACCAACGCTGTGGTCCCTCGCGTACCGCCGAACTCCCTCGAACAACTCCCGGGCCCGCCCGACGTCGCCGGACTCCAGCTCGACGTACCCGAGATTCAGCTGCTCCCAGACCACGAGATCGACCGGCCCCGCCTCCTGCCGCAACTCGATGCTCCGGCCGAACAACGCCCTCGCTTCCGTCAGGTCGCCCCTCATCCGCGCCACCGCCGCCAGCACATGCACCGGCCCCCGCTCCAGCGCCGAGTCACCGCCACGGCGCGCAACCTCGAGCGCCGTTACGGCCAGCTCCCGGCACCCGGCCAAGTCCCCACCGCGCACGGCGACCCTGGCCAGCATGCACAGCGCATCGACCTCGCCGGCGGCGTCACCCGCGGCCTTCGCCCGCCCGAGCTCCGCGCGACTCAGCCACTCGACAGCGTCGGTCTCACCTCGCCGAAACGCAGCGAACGCCTCTTCCGCGAACGCCATCCCACTCCTTTCCGGCCCAGCGCCGAACCCACCGGAGACCACCCGGCGGTCACAGCTCGGCCCTTACCTCGGCATCCCTCACCTCGATTCTTCTGCCTCCACCGGGAACCTCCACTCGAAGGAGCGCACAGTCACGCCGCTCCCCGCAACGGCACCTCGATCAACTCCGCCGCAGCAACCAGCTGCGCGGCAAGCTCGCGCGCCCCGGCCCCGTCGACCTCGACATCGGCCCAGCAGTCTCGGTTTTCCACGTGCACCAGCACCGTCTGCCGCTCGGTG
The sequence above is a segment of the Amycolatopsis sp. 2-15 genome. Coding sequences within it:
- a CDS encoding DoxX family protein, encoding MFARVKDVALLLGRIGVAVVFFAHGLHKWGSGVGATADFFGQVGVPLPTIAAVFVIILEVLGSIAFVAGFLLPLIAVGYVVDMAGALLSVHALNGLTGTGGYELVLVLGLAALALGFNGGRLSLDHVLFWRKRAARAAQVGELETV
- a CDS encoding elongation factor G, giving the protein MTPQLKTLTLGILAHVDAGKTSLTERLLFETGVIGHLGSVDSGDTQTDSLELERRRGITIKSAVVAMTTGEHRLTLVDTPGHSDFIAEVERALGVLDGAVLVVSAVEGVQAQTRVLMRTLTHLGIPVLVFVNKIDRMGAQETALLDALRTRLSPRCIALDTVTGLGTPQAKPVPLPPGEQLAEAVADDDEFLASYVEGREPDYHAALARQVARGAVHPVVFGSAITGSGVAALVSRVRELFPARQRTETGELAATVFKIERGRAGEKIAYVRVRSGSLSPRKPFPFHRRETDGTVTELTGRASAVRVYEHGATPVDGPACAGDVARVWGLKDVRIGDHLGIPDGTAAPGFFAPPSLETVVRPVDPDDAVALYSALERLSEQDPFISVRRHEHEVSVRLYGEVQKEVIRSTLAEDFGLAAKFEESRILLVERPCGTGRAIRHRTPEERVYFWAVVGLRVEPGPPASGVVYRLEVELGALPLAFHKAIEDTVHEQLRQRPVIDCVVTLTEAAFFPPLTTAGDFRGMTSLALTEALRRAGTRVHEPVHSFEVEAPAGAVSGVLRKLVELRAVPGEPTVTAAGCTVTGTIPAASVQEFGQALPALSQGEGVFFSEFAEYRPR
- a CDS encoding TIGR03089 family protein — encoded protein: MSLTEQLLRPLLASPAKPLITHYDDQLGSRVELSVATTLNWAAKTANWLVDEFDVEPGDEVAVQLPAHWQTAGILLGAWWCGARVVPASAGARVVFIGPDASVDAPAVAVVSLDPMGRGLSTPPPGGALDYLTEARMSGDQFTPLSPIPGDTPALESSTVDEILTEARARAEKLGLSAADRALSTLDWTIPDGVLDGFLVPLAASAHLVQITHADPAKLDRKREAERTTTDLG
- a CDS encoding LCP family protein, whose translation is MDENEDKPDRAEGAEPAVPSSDEAVEAAADDETPDSDTDSDESAESSEWKPSPYPRLDLPQPTVRTPRVRPGRAGRITRRIALGLVSVLALGATGYAYVTKDQLQSNVPTTDVLTPRVGEPPAPPADDGATDILLVGSDARTDAQGNPLPPSMLKNLRTEEKAGINTDTIILLRFPKDGSKPSGVSIPRDSWVDIPGRGQAKINSAYGVAKAKFADAERAEGERDQAKIERDSDGEGRRVLVQTVQDLTQIRVDHYAEVNLLGFYLLTEALGGVKVCLNHSTSDKDSGADFRRGVQTVSGGQALSFVRQRKNLPHGDLDRIVRQQAFLSSALHQVLSAGTLTSPSTMSSLMDAVHRSITLDDGLDVLDFAQQVKGVASGDLNFTTVPVITANGRSADGQSIVEIDPAAVRKFVAGLVGRAPMGGGGAAAGAPAPQLQSGLPGVPCVD
- a CDS encoding DUF1206 domain-containing protein; translated protein: MTAPQSAAPAARSHVENPRRSKATQTLGRAGMACYGLVHLIVAYLALRIAFGGGSGEPADQTGALQEIGSNAFGTAVLWVLSIGLIAFGLWQVLMAATGYEWVSGGKRVRKRLGSGGRAIVVFALGYSAIRIAAGAGSSAGNQNQQEATAKLLALPAGPALVVVAACCVVAVAVASGVKGVRRSFLEDLDTIQLPRATRRWVARLGTGGYLAKGVVFALVAALLGYAGLRSDAREAGGLDAALRTLAGQPFGTVLLTIVALGLAAFGAYCFGAAWAHKR
- a CDS encoding GNAT family N-acetyltransferase is translated as MLIRDAMGDDWPAIWPFLHDIVAAGETYALPRDLGEQAARDHWLPAPPWHTTVIVNNFGDILGSAKMGPNREGPGSHIATASFMVAPASAGQGAGRALGTDMLEWARAEGYRGVQFNAVVETNTRAVALWKSLGFTVIGTVPEAFHHPARGYVGLHVMYQSLS
- a CDS encoding esterase/lipase family protein, whose protein sequence is MALSTGTADAAVKEPTGPVQPNIISAALYSVVQPTIAPPGANDWNCEPSAEHPNPVLLSNGTTANAYENWANLSKVLADHGYCVFAGNFGGSPGSFLQTVGPVAGTAAQLAAFGDKVLAATGAAKLDIVGHSQGGMNPRYWIKYLGGASKIGKLIGLSPSNYGTSLFGLLTTLQAIPPVRDLVGLACASCNEQSAGSAFLTDLNAGGDTVPDIDYTVIQTKYDDVVTPYTNAFLEAAPNVKNIVLQDVCPADFTDHLGIPYDPIAEREVLNALDPAHAQTPKCVFVPPVIS
- a CDS encoding alpha/beta fold hydrolase yields the protein MATVTVNGGQQVHFVDYGGDGPAVLLLHSFMMDIDMWEPQVESFGADYRLIAIDERGHGGTPADDDFDYWDVARDAFGVLDHLGIERAAVIGTSQGGFIALRMALLAPERVTALAVLGTSAEREAEGTATVYRHLIAAWLEAGPEPLVDGIATFCLGDYEASAWKTKWLKLPGEKFQRIMETLVSRDSVLERAGEIQVPALVLHGSGDNEYPMARAESLVAALPNAEPLVTVVSGAHFLSLTHASDVQPHLKKFLEAHAAGK